The Atribacterota bacterium genome contains the following window.
GTAGCGCTGAGGTGGCATTCCGCGCCCTGGGAGTCAGGCCGCCGCTGCATGTAACCGAGATGCCACGTGCCTGACCCGATCCCAAGAAGGCTTGTAGGGTACGCTACCTTCTCAGCCCTTGCAGCCCTTGAGCTGCAAGGATTTCTTAGATCAGGGGTTTGAGGATTTCGCCTCCCTTTCGCACGGTGAACTGATAGATTGAGAAAAGATAACATTTCCTGTATGAAGTACCTTTTCTGAGGAATATCGTCCGCTCGGTATGGTTTGAAAAGCGAAAGAGGTGGGTGAACATGACCGAGCGGAAACCGAATCGTTTGATTGCCGAAAAAAGTCCGTACCTCAAGCAGCACGCCTTTCAACCGGTTGATTGGTATCCCTGGAGCGAAGAGGCCTTTTCTCGAGCCAAAGAACTCGATCGCCCTGTATTCCTTTCCATTGGGTACTCAACCTGTCACTGGTGTCATGTAATGGCTGAGGAAACCTTTGAAAACGAAGAAATCGCCCGGCTCATGAACGATACTTTCATTTCGATTAAAGTGGACCGTGAAGAGCGTCCTGATATCGACCACATTTACATGACCGCAGCACAGTTTTTTACCGATTCGCTCGGCTGGCCTCTTTCTGTGGTCATGACTCCAGAAGGGACCCCTTTTTTTGCTGCCACCTATCTCCCTCCGTATTCCCGCTTTGGACTTCTGGGAATGAAGGAACTCATCATGTGGGTACAGAAAGTATGGAAGAACGAGCGTCAGCGCATTGAAACTTCGACGCAGGAAGTCTCCACCCTGGTTTCTTCTTCTCCTTTGGAGGGTCATGGGAACAGGGTTTTTGAAGAAGCACTCTTACGCAAAGCTTTCGATGCTCTCTGGATTGCCAGTGACCGAGAATGGGGAGGCCTTAAGGGACAACCAAAGTTTCCTCTTCCTCATAATATTCTTTTTCTTCTGCGGGTTTTCCGAGAGTGGCAGGATCAAAAAGCCCTGACCATCGCTGAAAGGACCCTGGAAGCCTTACGAGACGGAGGTATCTTTGACCAGGTCGGTTTTGGTTTCCACCGTTATGCTACCGACTCCCGCTGGCTTGTTCCCCACTTTGAAAAAATGCTCTACGACCAGGCGCTTTTGGCCATAGCGTACATCGAAGCCTTTGCCCTTACCAGAAAACCGGAGTACCAGGATGTGGTAAGGGAAATTTTTACCTATGTCTTTGACTCTTTGACGGCTCCCCAGGGATCTTTCTACGCAGCCGAAGATGCTGATAGCCCCGAAGGGGAAGGAGCCTTTTACCTTTTCACCTTGAAGGAAGTTCGGGATATCCTTGGAGAAACGCTCAGTCCAATTTTTGAACAGGTGTTTTCTTTGCGCGAGGAGGGTAACTTTCCCCATTCGCGCGGGAAAAATATCCTCCATCGACGCCATAGTCTTTCCTTCTGGGCCGAAAAGTTCGGGTATCCAGAGGGAGTTTTCCGACAAATGATAGAGGAAGGTCGAAAAAAGCTCTTTGATTACCGTGCTCAGAGACCTCGTCCTTCTCGAGATGAAAAAATTCTCACTGACTGGAACGGCCTCATGATTGGGGCTTTAGCTCGAGCTGCCCTCTATTTCCATGATGATACTCTCCTTCTTCGGGCTAAAAACGCAGCAGACTTTTTCCTCGACGTCATGGTTGACTCTTCGGGTCATCTTTTCCACCTTTTCACCGGAGAACCAGCTATTCCAGGATACCTGGATGACTACGCTTTCCTTACTTTTGGTCTTCTTGAACTGTATCGGGCAACCCTGGAAGAACGATATCTTCAAGGTGCACTTCGTCTTACCGAAAGAACGCTTGACCTGTTTTTCGACCCTCAGGGAGGGTTTTTCTTTACTCCTTCTGGGGTTTCGACTCCCCTTTTTCGGCCTCGGGTTCTGCACGATGGGGCAATTCCCTCTGGAAATTCCGTAGCGATTGAAAATTGCCTGCGCCTGAGTCGGCTCCTTTTTCGCGCGGACCTGGAGAACCGGGTATCCCAGATGCTTGACCGAATATCACCGCTTTTTGAGAGGAATCCCCTGGGGTATACGTATCTTGCTCAGACCGTGTTTTCCCTTCTTCGGCCGGGTTTGCAGATGGTACTCGTTGCTCCGCGCCATCACCCTCAGCTTCCCTCCATTTTGGAAATCCTCAAGCACGAACTGTCCTTTTTCCTCTTTCTTCCTGAAGATGACTGTTCTAGCCCTCCCTGGAATTTTCTTCCCGAGGGACTCGATTTTCGGAGTATCGCTGGAGAACCAACTTTTTACCTCTGCCAGCATTTCACCTGTCAAGAACCAACGACCGACCTGAAACTGCTCATGTCCAGAATAAGAAGGCAATCGTTTCACTCATGAGTTTGGCATTTTTTTTCGATGGGGACTGGAACCGGAGCTAAAGTACTCCTTGACGTACTGCCAGATTCCCTTTATAATGCGAAAAGAGCTTTCGGGTGTTCGGGAAACCGGTGCGAATCCGGTGTGGTCCCGCCACTGTGAGAGGGGACGAACGGCTCACTCTGCCACTGGGGTTTTGCCGGGAAGGCGAGCCAAGTAGGTTTGGACCCTCAAGCCAGGAGACCGGCCTGAAGGCGGAAAATGACTACTCTCTTGCGAGAGACAGGAGGTGTCAGAAAGTGTTTGTATCCCGCTTACGGCATGTGATGTTTTCAGTGTTCTTTGTTTTTTTTATGGCCTTGCTTGTGGTTCAGTGCGGTATGGCAGCCGAACAGAGGTCAGATGTGCTTATTGCCGGGCATCGAGACCTTGTTCCCGGTGAGAACGACCCGTACTACACATCAACGCTTCTCCACGTATGGGAACCCCTGGTTACAAGGGATGAAGAGGGTTGGCCAGCGCCGGCTTTGGCCACGTCGTGGGAAACCAGTGAGGATGGTCGAGTGTGGACGTTTCATCTTCGTCAAGGGGTTCTCTTTCATGATTTAACCCCTTTCGATGCGCAGGCCGTGGTGGCGAATTTTGAACGGTATCAAAAAATCAGTCCGGCCAATTCTCCCTTTTACCCTTTCCGGATTCATGAAACTTATCCGGGTCTTAAAGAGGTTGTGGCGGTCGATGAGTATACGGTGCGCCTCGTTTTTGAAGAACCTGTAGCGGCATTACCTTTTCTGATGGTGAACTTCGGGAGTGCCATGTTCAGTCCGTCGAATTTCCGGGACGATGGCTTCTTCAATGGTTTTCCGTTGGGTACCGGTCCATACCGTTTGGTCGAACATCGGAAAGACCAGTACTGTCGTTTGGAACCTTTTGAACAGTACTGGGGAGAAAAAGCAGTTTCGCCGGTTGTGGTACGAGTAATTCCTCAAGCAGAAACGCGTTTTGCTGCCCTCAAAACGGAGGAAATTTTTGGAGTAATCGATATTGGGAGCCTGACTCCCAATCTAGCGATGGAACTGCTTAAAGATGAACGATTTGTCGTGGAGGTAGCACCGAGTACTATTGCTCACTATCTTTTCATTAATGGGACCCGTTTTCCCTTTAACGATGTTCGTTTACGAAAGGCCATTAGTCTCATCATTGACCGGAATTTCATCGTTAATGAGTTATACTATGGATATGGAGAAGTACTGGGAAGTATTCTGAGCTCCGCATCACCTTTCCACGTGCCGCTCCCAGCGGAGTATAATCCCGAAGAGGCAAAAAGGCTGGCTCGGGAAGTTTTGGGAGATAGACGAGTATCGGCACGGTTTATCTTTCCTTCCTGGTCGCTGCAACGGTACCCTTACAAAGAACAGACGGAGTACATCCAGAGCGTGCTCAAGGAAATCGGGATTGACGCGAATATTCAGATTTTGGAAGGCGGAGCATTCAACGAAGCCATGAAAGCCGGAGAGTACGAAATCGCCATGCGTAATCAGGGTTTGCCCAGCGCCGAGCCGAATACCATTTTTACCTGGTATGTACTGAGCAATGGCGCGGGAAACGTGGAGTACCATCTAAACTTTCAGAATGCCGAAGCCGATGAATTAATTCTTGCTGCTCGTCGGGAAATGGACATGGAGAAACGTTTTGATATGTATCGAAGAGTTCAGGAATTGGCTCGGGACGGATATCACTGGATTCCTCTATTTAACAATGTCGACATTCTTCCTTACCACAGGCGCCTGAAGGGATTCCATGCCATGGGAAAACGTTATGACGTGACGTTGTGGAGGGCATACCTTGAATAAGCAAACCAACCGGAATGAGGCGTAATTTTATTAGTCGACGCGTGGTGCAGGCTGGTGTGGTCGTTCTTGGGGTCACCCTTGTGGCGTTTGGGTTACAGGAGGTTATGCCAGGTGACCCCGTCGAACTTCTTCTCCAAAAAGAAGGCCTTTTTCATCCCACTCCTGAGGAGATCGCAGTTTTTCGGGCTCAGCTTGGTTTTGATCAACCTCTTCCTGTTCGATACGTGCGATGGATGCAACAGGTTTTCCGAGGAGATTTTGGTCGGTCGTATGTGAGTCGTAGACCGGTTATCATGGAGATTCGAGAACGACTTCCGGCGACCCTCCTCCTTTCCATGGTCACTCTTCTTTTTTCCCTGCTGGTTGGCTTGTTTGGTGGAGTTATTTTGGCTGTCTATGCGGGTGGTGTTCTTGATCATCTGGGACGAATTTTTTCTTTTCTCTTGCGTTCTTTACCAACCTTTTTTCTGGGAACAATGTTAATGGTGCTTTTTGCTGAGCGCTGGCGCATTTTTCCCACAAGTGGTATGGGTTCTTGGCGACATCTCGTGCTTCCCGCTCTGGTGGGAGGAAGTGGTTTTAGTGTGGTGGTTATGCGTCTTCTGCGGGCTCATCTACTCCAGGCGTTGGGGAGTGACTATGTTTTAGCAGCTCGGTCTCGTGGGCTTGCACTCGTTTGGGTGACGCTCAAGCGTGCTTGCGCCAATAGTTTTGTAACTGTTCTGTCTCTTCTTGGGCTGTACTTGGGGGGTATCTTCGGTGGGGCACCAATTGTGGAAACGATTTTTGCTTGGCCCGGGGTTGGGCGACTTCTTATTACTTCCATCTCTGATCGGGATTTTCCGGTTATTCAGGCTTTTGTGCTCATTTTAGGTTTAGCCTACGTCGGTTTCCAGGCACTGATTGATTGGTTCTATTTCTTTCTCGATCCCCGGGTTGATTCGGATGGGGAGTGAACATGAAAAGGAAATGCAGCTTCAACCCAACTGCTACTGCGGGAGGAGTGCTCATTTTGGGAATGGTGAGTCTGACGGTTTTGGCTCCGTTTTTGGCGCCGTTTTCACCTTTGGAGGTGGATGTAACCAGGCGTTTCCTTCCCCCATTTCATGGTCAACATTTCCTAGGAACCGATGCGTTGGGCCGCGATTTTTGGAGCCGTATGCTCTACGGGGGTCGGGTAGCCATTTTGGTTTCCAGTGTGAGTGTGGCGATTACCATGACGGTGGGAACTGTTCTAGGGATGCTTGCCGGGTATCTGGGAGGTTGGGTGGATGAGTTGATTTCTCTGGTAGTGAACCTATTTCTTGGCATTCCCGATTTACTCTTGAC
Protein-coding sequences here:
- a CDS encoding thioredoxin domain-containing protein, which codes for MTERKPNRLIAEKSPYLKQHAFQPVDWYPWSEEAFSRAKELDRPVFLSIGYSTCHWCHVMAEETFENEEIARLMNDTFISIKVDREERPDIDHIYMTAAQFFTDSLGWPLSVVMTPEGTPFFAATYLPPYSRFGLLGMKELIMWVQKVWKNERQRIETSTQEVSTLVSSSPLEGHGNRVFEEALLRKAFDALWIASDREWGGLKGQPKFPLPHNILFLLRVFREWQDQKALTIAERTLEALRDGGIFDQVGFGFHRYATDSRWLVPHFEKMLYDQALLAIAYIEAFALTRKPEYQDVVREIFTYVFDSLTAPQGSFYAAEDADSPEGEGAFYLFTLKEVRDILGETLSPIFEQVFSLREEGNFPHSRGKNILHRRHSLSFWAEKFGYPEGVFRQMIEEGRKKLFDYRAQRPRPSRDEKILTDWNGLMIGALARAALYFHDDTLLLRAKNAADFFLDVMVDSSGHLFHLFTGEPAIPGYLDDYAFLTFGLLELYRATLEERYLQGALRLTERTLDLFFDPQGGFFFTPSGVSTPLFRPRVLHDGAIPSGNSVAIENCLRLSRLLFRADLENRVSQMLDRISPLFERNPLGYTYLAQTVFSLLRPGLQMVLVAPRHHPQLPSILEILKHELSFFLFLPEDDCSSPPWNFLPEGLDFRSIAGEPTFYLCQHFTCQEPTTDLKLLMSRIRRQSFHS
- a CDS encoding ABC transporter substrate-binding protein — its product is MFVSRLRHVMFSVFFVFFMALLVVQCGMAAEQRSDVLIAGHRDLVPGENDPYYTSTLLHVWEPLVTRDEEGWPAPALATSWETSEDGRVWTFHLRQGVLFHDLTPFDAQAVVANFERYQKISPANSPFYPFRIHETYPGLKEVVAVDEYTVRLVFEEPVAALPFLMVNFGSAMFSPSNFRDDGFFNGFPLGTGPYRLVEHRKDQYCRLEPFEQYWGEKAVSPVVVRVIPQAETRFAALKTEEIFGVIDIGSLTPNLAMELLKDERFVVEVAPSTIAHYLFINGTRFPFNDVRLRKAISLIIDRNFIVNELYYGYGEVLGSILSSASPFHVPLPAEYNPEEAKRLAREVLGDRRVSARFIFPSWSLQRYPYKEQTEYIQSVLKEIGIDANIQILEGGAFNEAMKAGEYEIAMRNQGLPSAEPNTIFTWYVLSNGAGNVEYHLNFQNAEADELILAARREMDMEKRFDMYRRVQELARDGYHWIPLFNNVDILPYHRRLKGFHAMGKRYDVTLWRAYLE
- a CDS encoding ABC transporter permease — encoded protein: MRRNFISRRVVQAGVVVLGVTLVAFGLQEVMPGDPVELLLQKEGLFHPTPEEIAVFRAQLGFDQPLPVRYVRWMQQVFRGDFGRSYVSRRPVIMEIRERLPATLLLSMVTLLFSLLVGLFGGVILAVYAGGVLDHLGRIFSFLLRSLPTFFLGTMLMVLFAERWRIFPTSGMGSWRHLVLPALVGGSGFSVVVMRLLRAHLLQALGSDYVLAARSRGLALVWVTLKRACANSFVTVLSLLGLYLGGIFGGAPIVETIFAWPGVGRLLITSISDRDFPVIQAFVLILGLAYVGFQALIDWFYFFLDPRVDSDGE